The DNA sequence ACGATCCGTCGTGCAGTTCCTTCGGGCGAGTTGCTCATGACCACAGCCTAATGCCGCTCCGGGCCCTCCCGCGGCGAAGAACTACCGCCGGTGCGGGACGCCGCGGCCCGCCGGGGCCGACCGCCCGCGCGGTTTCACGTGAAACACAGGGCCGTCAAACGCGACGCGCCCACCAGTCGAGCAGCTCGCGTTCCGCCTCGTCCCGGGGGAGCGGTCCACGCTCCAGCCGCAGCTCCTTGAGGAACCGCCACGCCGCGCCGACCTCCCGGCCCGGACCGATGCCCAGCAACTCCATGATCGCGTTGCCGTCAAGGTCGGGACGCACCCGCGCGAGGTCCTCCGCGGCCGCGATGGCTGCGATGCGGCGTTCCAGATCGTCGTACGTAGCCTGAAGCCGCGCCGCGCGTCGCTTGTTGCGGGTCGTGCAGTCGGCACGCACGAGCTTGTGCAGGCGCGGCAGCAGCACGCCGGCGTCGTTGACATACCTGCGCACGGCCGAGTCGGTCCACTCGCCACTGCCGTATCCGTGGAAGCGCAGGTGCAGGAACACCAGCGTCGAGACGTCCTCGATCATCTTCTTCGAGTATTTCAGCGCACGCATCCGTTTGCGGGTCATCTTCGCACCCACCACCTCGTGGTGGTGGAAGCTCACGGCCCCGCCCGGCTCGTTGCGCTTGGTGGCCGGCTTGCCGATGTCATGGAACAACGCCGCAAGCCGCAGCACGAGGTCCGGATCCCCGTCCTCGAGGTCCATCGCCTGCTGCAGGACGGTGAGCGAGTGCCGGTACACGTCCTTGTGCTGGTGGTGCTCGTCGATCTCCAGCTGCATCGCCGGGACCTCGGGGATCACGTACTCGGCCAGGCCCGTGCGGCAGAGCAGGTCCACTCCCTCCACCGCGTGCTCGCCGAGCATCAGCTTGTCGAGCTCCACCCGGATCCGCTCGACCGTGATCCGCTCCAGTTGCCCGGTCATGGCCGTCATCGCCTCGACCACCCGGGGCGTCGGCGTGAACCCCAGCTGCGCGACGAAGCGGGCCGCGCGCAGCATCCGCAGCGGGTCGTCGTCGAAGGAGTCCTCGGGCCGGGTGGGCGTGTCGAGTACGCCGGCGAGCAGGTGATCGAGCCCTCCGAGCGGATCGACGAACTCCAGCGTCCCGTCGCTGTCCACCCGCACCGCCATAGCGTTGACGGTGAAGTCGCGCCGGACCAGGTCGTCCTCGAGGCTCTCGCCGTAGGTGACGGCCGGATTGCGGCTCACACGGTCATACTTGTCCGCGCGGAAGGTGGTCACCTCGATCTGCCATCCCGAGCGGACCGCGCTGATCGTCCCGAATGCGATACCGGTGTCCCACTGGGCCTCCGCCCAGCCCGACAAGATCTCCTGGACCTGCTCCGGGCGGGCATCGGTGGTGAAGTCGAGGTCCGTGCCCAGCCTGCCCAGCACGGCATCGCGGACGCTGCCGCCCACCAGATACAAACGGTGTCCGCGCTCGGAGAACCTGCCGCCCAGTCCGGCCAGTATTTCCGAGAGCGACCGCAGGGTCGCAGTGGCGCCGGCAAGCAGCCGCTGCCGGCGTTCGGCCTCGGATCCTCGGGTAGTCGACACGATCGGCCATTTTATCGTGGCGGCCATCCGACATAGTCGACGGCGTCCCCCTACGTCCGAGACCGCCAAGTACGATTGTCCACGTGTCCCCCGCCGATCACTCCCGCAGCGGGCGTCGTCGCCGA is a window from the Tomitella gaofuii genome containing:
- a CDS encoding CCA tRNA nucleotidyltransferase; the encoded protein is MSTTRGSEAERRQRLLAGATATLRSLSEILAGLGGRFSERGHRLYLVGGSVRDAVLGRLGTDLDFTTDARPEQVQEILSGWAEAQWDTGIAFGTISAVRSGWQIEVTTFRADKYDRVSRNPAVTYGESLEDDLVRRDFTVNAMAVRVDSDGTLEFVDPLGGLDHLLAGVLDTPTRPEDSFDDDPLRMLRAARFVAQLGFTPTPRVVEAMTAMTGQLERITVERIRVELDKLMLGEHAVEGVDLLCRTGLAEYVIPEVPAMQLEIDEHHQHKDVYRHSLTVLQQAMDLEDGDPDLVLRLAALFHDIGKPATKRNEPGGAVSFHHHEVVGAKMTRKRMRALKYSKKMIEDVSTLVFLHLRFHGYGSGEWTDSAVRRYVNDAGVLLPRLHKLVRADCTTRNKRRAARLQATYDDLERRIAAIAAAEDLARVRPDLDGNAIMELLGIGPGREVGAAWRFLKELRLERGPLPRDEAERELLDWWARRV